In Sneathia sanguinegens, one genomic interval encodes:
- a CDS encoding uracil-DNA glycosylase, which yields MKLILKCYIKPSCKTKDFEINPLTNNLITVGEKLIFYNDEYKETKCLKRKISFCDSINYIKEENQLFASSTFYITNNKNEVYKCDSSTKKIMACIFKPSATILSMAISPLGKIVYINSSDSTLYLIDTLSNKRLSLKLSQEYSNNYSVCIYNENIILKNRKTDENSNNIKIFTSDLEEISNITSLDNNIFMKLVGINLLTTKFNGYLEIWDASTSEIYDYKHISDYKITYLTNDDEWFYFGNSMGEIIVTNDKFKVINKIQIFKSEVKKLIYQEDTLYALSEDGEIATLLIVDDDNTSVIGKFMKMYNIHPDYTEFFTTERVSTIENFIKKLNMNNKNYAPHESNIFKAFETSLFDKKICIIGKDPYYQYNIATGLAFEIKTKSWGTKLVNKTLKNILKLLYFSYNNEYKDIADILLDIEVGKFKILPPDKLFKSWESQGALLLNSALTVEIGESGSHHKFWDNIFKDLIKYISLKNPNITYLIWGKDAAQFGKYILSGKKIIHNHPANAGMLDNPKDFFYGKSFIETKNIINWLGGTKIE from the coding sequence ATGAAACTTATCTTAAAATGTTATATAAAACCAAGTTGTAAAACAAAAGATTTTGAAATAAACCCTCTTACGAATAATCTAATTACCGTAGGAGAAAAATTAATATTCTACAATGATGAATATAAAGAAACAAAGTGCTTAAAAAGAAAAATAAGTTTTTGTGATAGTATAAATTATATAAAAGAGGAGAATCAATTATTTGCTTCTTCTACTTTTTATATAACAAATAATAAAAATGAAGTGTACAAATGTGATAGTTCTACAAAAAAGATAATGGCTTGTATTTTTAAACCTAGTGCCACTATTCTCTCGATGGCTATTAGCCCTTTAGGTAAAATTGTATATATTAACTCTAGTGATTCAACACTTTATTTAATAGATACTTTATCAAATAAAAGATTAAGCCTTAAACTTTCACAAGAATATTCAAACAATTATTCTGTTTGTATCTATAATGAAAATATTATACTAAAAAATAGAAAAACTGATGAAAATTCAAATAATATTAAAATATTTACTTCTGACTTAGAAGAAATAAGTAATATTACTTCATTGGATAACAATATATTTATGAAATTAGTTGGTATCAATTTATTAACTACAAAATTTAATGGTTATCTTGAAATATGGGATGCTTCTACTAGCGAAATTTATGATTATAAGCACATTTCAGATTATAAAATAACCTATTTAACCAATGATGATGAATGGTTCTATTTTGGTAATTCTATGGGAGAAATTATAGTTACTAACGACAAATTCAAAGTTATTAATAAAATTCAAATTTTCAAAAGTGAAGTAAAAAAATTAATTTATCAAGAAGATACTCTTTATGCTCTAAGTGAGGATGGAGAAATTGCAACCTTATTAATAGTTGATGACGACAATACTTCTGTTATAGGTAAATTTATGAAAATGTACAATATTCATCCAGATTATACAGAATTTTTCACAACAGAAAGGGTCTCGACTATTGAAAACTTCATAAAAAAATTAAATATGAATAATAAAAATTATGCTCCACATGAAAGTAATATATTCAAAGCTTTTGAAACCAGTCTTTTTGATAAAAAGATATGTATCATAGGTAAAGATCCCTATTATCAATATAATATAGCTACTGGTCTTGCCTTTGAAATAAAGACAAAATCTTGGGGTACCAAATTAGTTAATAAAACACTTAAAAATATATTAAAATTACTTTATTTTTCATACAATAATGAATATAAGGATATTGCTGATATTTTACTCGACATAGAAGTAGGTAAATTTAAAATTTTACCTCCAGATAAATTATTTAAATCTTGGGAAAGTCAAGGAGCTCTACTCTTAAATTCTGCCTTAACTGTTGAAATTGGAGAGTCTGGCTCTCACCATAAATTTTGGGATAATATTTTTAAAGATTTAATAAAATATATTTCTCTTAAAAATCCAAATATAACTTATCTTATTTGGGGAAAAGATGCAGCTCAATTTGGAAAATATATACTATCTGGTAAAAAAATAATACACAATCATCCAGCTAATGCTGGAATGTTAGATAATCCTAAAGATTTCTTTTATGGTAAATCTTTTATTGAAACAAAAAATATAATAAATTGGTTAGGAGGGACTAAAATTGAATAA
- the trmB gene encoding tRNA (guanosine(46)-N7)-methyltransferase TrmB, with the protein MIEYKGKELWTYFFNKQKINYNPYMFQMPNYEDLLYFSQEEILSFKGKWSSIFANTNDIYFEIGSGSANFLLELATRRPNCNYIGDELRFKRLIFSARKAKNKELKNIKFIRFDASQLDKLFSENELAGLYINFPDPWEKNEKKRIISNDLLDKIYPLLKAGGKIYFKTDHLAYYNSVLELVDKHKNFKVAYHTADLHSTDLVNENIMTEFEHLFTNKLKIKIKYIEISKCGN; encoded by the coding sequence ATGATAGAATATAAGGGAAAAGAACTTTGGACATATTTTTTCAATAAACAAAAGATTAATTATAATCCCTATATGTTTCAAATGCCTAATTATGAAGATTTACTATATTTCTCACAAGAAGAAATACTTTCATTCAAAGGCAAATGGTCTAGTATTTTTGCTAATACAAATGATATTTATTTTGAAATAGGTTCTGGTAGTGCTAATTTCTTATTAGAACTAGCTACAAGAAGACCAAATTGTAATTATATAGGTGATGAATTAAGATTTAAACGCCTTATCTTTTCAGCTAGAAAGGCTAAAAATAAAGAACTTAAAAATATTAAATTTATTCGCTTTGATGCAAGTCAATTAGATAAACTATTTTCAGAAAATGAATTGGCTGGTCTTTATATAAATTTTCCAGATCCTTGGGAAAAAAATGAAAAAAAGAGAATAATTTCAAATGATTTGTTAGATAAAATTTACCCTCTGCTAAAAGCTGGGGGTAAAATATACTTTAAAACAGACCATTTAGCTTATTATAATTCCGTACTTGAACTTGTAGATAAACATAAAAATTTTAAAGTTGCTTATCATACAGCTGATTTACATAGTACAGATTTAGTAAATGAAAATATTATGACAGAATTTGAACATTTATTTACTAATAAATTAAAAATTAAAATTAAATATATAGAAATATCTAAGTGTGGGAATTAA
- a CDS encoding exodeoxyribonuclease III: MLKCISWNVNGFRAVLKKGFLDFLAESKPDIIALQEIKLSANQIDFSLDDYYIYWNYAERKGYSGTAIFTKKKPLSITYGIGIEEHDKEGRVITLEYDTFFFVTVYTPNSKDGLLRLDYRMTWEDAFLDYLNSLKEKKAVIICGDLNVAHNEIDLKNPKSNTKNAGFTKEERNKFDNLISNAYIDTFRYLYPTKEFAYTWWSYRANARAKNTGWRIDYFLISDNLKPLLIDSKIHSDILGSDHCPIELNMDLTF, encoded by the coding sequence ATGTTAAAATGTATTTCATGGAATGTGAATGGTTTTAGAGCTGTTTTAAAAAAAGGCTTTTTAGATTTTTTAGCTGAAAGTAAGCCAGATATTATTGCCTTACAAGAAATTAAACTTTCTGCAAATCAAATTGACTTTTCACTAGATGACTATTATATATATTGGAATTATGCAGAAAGAAAGGGTTATTCAGGAACAGCAATATTTACAAAGAAAAAACCCTTATCAATAACCTATGGAATTGGAATAGAAGAACACGATAAAGAAGGTCGGGTTATAACACTTGAGTATGACACTTTTTTCTTTGTCACTGTTTATACACCTAATTCAAAAGATGGTTTATTAAGATTAGATTACAGAATGACTTGGGAAGATGCATTTCTTGACTATTTAAATAGCTTAAAAGAAAAAAAAGCAGTTATTATTTGTGGTGATCTTAATGTAGCTCACAATGAAATTGACCTTAAAAATCCAAAAAGCAATACAAAAAATGCAGGTTTCACAAAAGAAGAAAGAAATAAATTTGATAATTTAATATCTAATGCTTATATAGATACTTTTAGATATCTTTATCCAACAAAGGAATTTGCTTATACTTGGTGGTCTTATAGAGCAAATGCTAGAGCGAAAAATACAGGTTGGAGAATAGACTATTTCTTAATCTCTGACAATTTAAAACCCTTACTTATAGATTCTAAAATACATTCAGATATTTTAGGCTCAGATCACTGCCCAATTGAATTAAATATGGACTTGACTTTTTAA
- a CDS encoding queuosine precursor transporter has translation MGKNELIWFGYIVVNYGFILYAYKKWGKIGLMLFIPLSIVIANIQVNKFICLFGINATMGNIAYGGIFLVADILSENYGKKYAQHIVGMGFLTMIFVTIIMNIALKISPTPIDTLQPHLEVLFTPLYRLTFASLVAYGISSFLDVYSYQAIRKLFPSFGSIWIRNNFSTIFSQIIDSVTFTLIAFIGVVDTPTLLQFIFSTYALKFIVSLADTPFVYIAAYWKKNNLIHELDSDPTC, from the coding sequence ATGGGTAAAAATGAACTTATTTGGTTTGGATACATAGTTGTTAATTATGGCTTCATACTATATGCTTATAAAAAATGGGGGAAAATTGGTCTTATGCTATTTATTCCTCTTTCAATTGTTATTGCAAATATACAAGTTAATAAATTTATATGTCTATTTGGAATAAATGCAACAATGGGAAATATTGCCTATGGTGGTATATTCCTAGTGGCTGATATTTTATCAGAAAATTATGGTAAAAAATATGCACAACATATTGTAGGGATGGGCTTTTTAACAATGATTTTTGTTACTATTATAATGAATATCGCACTTAAAATTTCACCTACTCCTATAGATACATTACAACCTCACTTAGAAGTACTATTTACACCTCTATATAGACTAACATTCGCCTCTCTTGTTGCCTATGGTATATCAAGCTTTTTAGATGTGTACTCATACCAAGCAATTAGAAAACTATTTCCTAGTTTTGGATCTATTTGGATAAGAAATAATTTTAGTACCATTTTCAGCCAAATTATAGATAGTGTTACTTTTACACTTATAGCCTTTATTGGAGTCGTAGATACACCTACTCTACTTCAATTTATCTTTTCAACTTATGCTCTTAAATTTATTGTATCCCTTGCTGATACACCCTTTGTATACATAGCAGCATATTGGAAGAAAAATAATTTAATACATGAATTGGATAGTGATCCTACATGTTAA